Proteins encoded together in one Corallococcus soli window:
- a CDS encoding HAD family hydrolase, whose protein sequence is MSPSTSNIAPFDAVLFDLDGVVIDTTELHYRVWEDFARERGYVPTREELLATNGKRAGETLRAWFGAALSDEEVEALTYDREMAFHRLLEHEPVSAVPGVGAYLRSLGQAGVPWALGTSALADNAELALERVGLEDLFPVRVTSTDVTRGKPHPEVYLKAASALGVAPTGCVVFEDAVAGLRAARAAGAACVAVATSFPREVLVREQPDFLVKDFRDLPAPLRPGSAGAFREPTAPYP, encoded by the coding sequence ATGTCTCCATCGACCTCGAACATCGCTCCCTTCGACGCCGTCCTCTTCGACCTGGATGGCGTCGTCATCGACACGACCGAGCTGCACTACCGCGTCTGGGAGGACTTCGCCCGCGAGCGGGGCTACGTGCCCACGCGGGAGGAATTGCTCGCCACCAACGGGAAGCGGGCAGGGGAGACGCTGCGCGCGTGGTTCGGCGCGGCGTTGAGCGACGAGGAGGTGGAGGCGCTGACGTACGACCGGGAGATGGCCTTCCACCGGCTGCTGGAGCACGAGCCGGTGTCCGCCGTCCCCGGCGTGGGGGCGTATCTGCGCTCGCTGGGGCAGGCGGGCGTGCCCTGGGCGCTGGGCACGAGCGCGCTGGCGGACAACGCGGAGCTGGCCCTGGAGCGCGTGGGGCTGGAGGACCTGTTCCCCGTGCGGGTGACGTCCACGGATGTCACCCGGGGCAAGCCGCATCCGGAGGTGTACCTGAAGGCGGCCTCCGCGTTGGGGGTCGCGCCCACGGGGTGCGTGGTGTTCGAGGACGCGGTGGCGGGCCTCAGGGCCGCGCGGGCCGCGGGCGCGGCGTGTGTCGCCGTCGCCACGTCGTTCCCGCGCGAGGTCCTGGTGCGCGAGCAGCCGGACTTCCTGGTGAAGGACTTCCGGGACCTGCCCGCGCCCCTGCGTCCCGGCAGCGCCGGCGCCTTCAGGGAGCCGACGGCACCTTACCCGTGA
- a CDS encoding TonB-dependent receptor, giving the protein MSRRNRVNRGLWLAVLLWGTGAFAQGNSVITGTLTNAANKGPLEDVVVTATSPQLQGERTVVSDKSGLYRIPQLPSGTYLLRFEAQGFKTYERGGILLRIDRTIRLNAELLPDEGLTETVEVVGAPPSVDVGSSAAGVTVDQDFIRNIAVIRPGTKGSASRSFEGLAELAPGAVEDRYGVSISGSSSPESQYVVDGLSVNDPGVGTLGTPLSVEFVKEVNIITGGYMPEYGRSTGGVLNVVTKSGSNEFHGSVFANMAPGALQTAGTVVRREGSVISAQGSAHNLGDFGFDLGGPILKDKLWFYVGVAPSFNRIQVDRQLSSYELCTEVDPANGCSAVNARRKDPATGFSQVNPIAGTQVSRFADERTLQFLSKLTYNFNQDHSLAVSVFGTPRSSGGVGKYAFSDDGEPEVCTSLSCTSFVQGAYGAIATQRENSALDLVAKQTSSFFDKKLLVDATLGWHHQADSILPSDGSGLGSGEGLSAQSNIAWRRTRNPGPHTINEFESLPDPAACGATPAEQALRCPVTAYSTGGPGTISIQRLDRVQGKVMGTYLLEALGHHILKAGADIERMSFYNNRARTGLTPWQECTGGDCFFSLNQYGYLEAPDRPVFLASKEGTSTSTTVGGFIQDSWSILDKVTVNAGLRYDVQTLYGLDGEVGLHLPNQWSPRLGVIYDPTQAGRAKLFVNYARFFENVPLDMADLSFPQQQLLSSTYRAPPCNPSREGSLLTDCTVDANRTAIGNRESPNQLWDAQGGDRVPVDPQIRAQSADEFVLGGEYELFASGRLGATYTRRYLNDVIEDMSRDDGSTFFLGNPGKGYSTDFPLAKREYDAVNLYFQRAFTHGWLAQASYTWSTLRGNYSGLFRADTGQLSPNLTRDFDLVSLTVNRDGQLPGDRTHSFKVFGAKEFVVGPRTSVNVGGNYRARSGAPLNYLGAHPRRSGSETFILPRGSAGRLPWVHGVDGHVGLNQRLVKDYVLTVSLDVFNLFNFQQYTDVDQTFTTTRVYAIEQGGNPDDLTACLSKNNPSCKVISTATGLPIVEQDINPNFKRPTAYQAPRAIRLGAKLSF; this is encoded by the coding sequence GTGTCCAGACGCAACCGTGTCAACCGTGGGCTGTGGCTCGCGGTGCTGCTGTGGGGAACCGGGGCTTTCGCCCAGGGCAACTCGGTCATCACCGGGACCCTGACGAACGCCGCGAACAAGGGGCCGCTGGAGGACGTCGTCGTCACCGCCACCTCGCCCCAGCTCCAGGGCGAGCGCACGGTCGTCTCCGACAAGAGCGGCCTGTACCGCATCCCCCAACTGCCCTCCGGCACCTACCTGCTGCGCTTCGAGGCCCAGGGCTTCAAGACCTACGAGCGCGGCGGCATCCTCCTGCGCATCGACCGCACCATCCGCCTCAACGCCGAGCTGCTCCCCGACGAGGGCCTCACGGAGACCGTCGAGGTCGTGGGCGCGCCGCCCAGCGTGGACGTGGGCTCCAGCGCCGCGGGCGTCACCGTGGACCAGGACTTCATCCGCAACATCGCCGTCATCCGCCCCGGCACCAAGGGCTCCGCGTCCCGCTCCTTTGAAGGCCTGGCGGAGCTGGCCCCCGGCGCCGTCGAGGACCGCTACGGCGTGAGCATCAGCGGCAGCAGCTCCCCGGAGAGCCAGTACGTCGTGGACGGCCTGTCCGTGAACGACCCCGGCGTGGGCACCCTGGGCACGCCCCTGTCCGTGGAGTTCGTCAAGGAGGTCAACATCATCACCGGTGGCTACATGCCCGAGTACGGCCGCTCCACCGGCGGCGTGCTCAACGTCGTCACCAAGTCCGGCTCCAATGAGTTCCACGGCTCCGTCTTCGCCAACATGGCCCCGGGCGCCCTCCAGACGGCGGGCACCGTGGTGCGCCGCGAGGGCAGCGTCATCTCCGCGCAGGGCAGCGCCCACAACCTGGGCGACTTCGGCTTCGATTTGGGCGGCCCCATCCTCAAGGACAAGCTCTGGTTCTACGTGGGCGTCGCGCCGTCCTTCAATCGCATCCAGGTGGACCGCCAGCTCAGCAGCTACGAGCTGTGCACGGAGGTGGACCCCGCCAACGGCTGCTCCGCCGTGAACGCCCGCCGCAAGGACCCCGCCACCGGCTTCTCCCAGGTGAACCCCATCGCGGGCACCCAGGTCAGCCGCTTCGCCGACGAGCGCACCCTGCAGTTCCTGAGCAAGCTCACCTACAACTTCAACCAGGACCACAGCCTGGCGGTCTCCGTCTTCGGCACGCCGCGCTCCTCCGGCGGCGTTGGCAAGTACGCCTTCAGCGACGACGGCGAGCCGGAGGTCTGCACCAGCCTGTCCTGCACCAGCTTCGTGCAGGGCGCCTACGGCGCCATCGCCACCCAGCGCGAGAACAGCGCGCTGGACCTGGTGGCCAAGCAGACGTCGTCCTTCTTCGACAAGAAGCTGCTCGTGGACGCGACGCTCGGCTGGCACCACCAGGCCGACTCCATCCTGCCGTCGGACGGCTCCGGCCTGGGCTCCGGCGAGGGCCTGTCCGCGCAGTCCAACATCGCGTGGCGCCGCACCCGCAACCCCGGCCCCCACACCATCAACGAATTCGAGTCCCTGCCCGACCCCGCCGCCTGCGGCGCCACCCCCGCAGAGCAGGCCCTGCGCTGCCCCGTCACCGCCTATTCCACCGGCGGCCCCGGCACCATCAGCATCCAGCGGCTGGACCGCGTGCAGGGCAAGGTGATGGGCACCTACCTGCTGGAGGCCCTGGGCCACCACATCCTCAAGGCCGGCGCGGACATCGAGCGCATGAGCTTCTACAACAACCGCGCGCGCACCGGCCTCACGCCCTGGCAGGAGTGCACCGGCGGCGACTGCTTCTTCAGCCTCAACCAGTACGGCTACCTGGAGGCCCCCGACCGGCCGGTGTTCCTGGCCAGCAAGGAAGGCACCTCCACGTCCACCACCGTGGGCGGCTTCATCCAGGACAGCTGGTCCATCCTCGACAAGGTCACCGTCAACGCGGGCCTGCGCTACGACGTGCAGACGCTGTACGGCCTGGATGGCGAAGTGGGCCTGCACCTGCCCAACCAGTGGTCCCCGCGCCTGGGCGTCATCTACGACCCGACGCAGGCGGGCCGCGCCAAGCTCTTCGTCAACTACGCGCGCTTCTTCGAGAACGTCCCCCTGGACATGGCGGACCTGTCCTTCCCCCAGCAGCAGCTCCTGTCCTCCACCTACCGGGCGCCCCCGTGCAACCCGTCGCGGGAGGGCTCGCTGCTCACCGACTGCACCGTGGACGCCAACCGCACGGCCATTGGCAACCGCGAGAGCCCCAACCAGCTCTGGGACGCGCAGGGCGGAGACCGCGTGCCGGTGGATCCCCAGATTCGCGCCCAGTCCGCGGACGAGTTCGTCCTGGGCGGTGAGTACGAACTGTTCGCCTCCGGCCGCCTGGGCGCCACGTACACCCGGCGCTACCTCAACGACGTCATCGAGGACATGAGCCGCGACGACGGCAGCACCTTCTTCCTGGGCAACCCGGGCAAGGGCTACTCGACGGACTTCCCGCTGGCGAAGCGCGAGTACGACGCGGTCAACCTCTACTTCCAGCGGGCCTTCACCCACGGGTGGCTGGCCCAGGCCAGCTACACCTGGTCCACGCTGCGCGGGAACTACTCCGGCCTGTTCCGCGCGGACACCGGGCAGCTGTCCCCCAACCTCACGCGCGACTTCGACCTGGTGTCGCTCACCGTCAACCGCGACGGCCAGCTCCCCGGGGACCGCACGCACTCCTTCAAGGTGTTCGGCGCGAAGGAGTTCGTCGTCGGGCCGCGCACCAGCGTCAACGTGGGCGGCAACTACCGGGCGCGCTCCGGCGCGCCGCTCAACTACCTGGGCGCGCACCCGCGCCGCAGCGGTTCGGAGACCTTCATCCTGCCGCGCGGCAGCGCCGGCCGGCTGCCCTGGGTGCACGGCGTGGACGGCCACGTGGGCCTCAACCAGCGGCTGGTGAAGGACTACGTGCTCACCGTGTCGCTGGACGTCTTCAACCTCTTCAACTTCCAGCAGTACACGGACGTGGACCAGACCTTCACCACCACGCGCGTGTACGCCATCGAGCAGGGCGGCAACCCGGACGACCTCACCGCGTGCCTCTCGAAGAACAACCCTTCGTGCAAGGTCATCTCCACCGCGACCGGGCTGCCCATCGTCGAGCAGGACATCAACCCCAACTTCAAGCGGCCCACCGCCTATCAGGCACCGCGGGCCATCCGTCTGGGCGCGAAGCTGAGCTTCTAG
- a CDS encoding SDR family oxidoreductase — protein MDFGLKGRRALVTGASSGLGRAIAETLVKERATVAISSRGGDKLEKAAKELGAALAVPCDLTQAGAARELVHTVTQKLGGLDVLVVNAGGPPAGGFEAITGEQWQTGFQSLWLSTVDAIQAALPGMKAQGWGRIVLVTSTAAREAMSNLTVSNGLRAGLLGLVKSLSNEVGPYGITVNAALPGYHATDRMKDLGLSDEKVAPNIPARRLGRPEEFAALVTFLASEPAAYVSGQSIACDGGALRGF, from the coding sequence ATGGATTTCGGCCTGAAGGGTAGACGGGCGCTGGTGACGGGGGCGTCCTCGGGACTGGGGCGCGCCATCGCGGAGACGCTGGTGAAGGAGCGCGCCACGGTGGCCATCTCCTCGCGGGGTGGGGACAAGCTGGAGAAGGCGGCGAAGGAGCTGGGCGCGGCGCTGGCGGTGCCGTGCGACCTGACGCAGGCGGGCGCGGCGCGCGAGCTGGTGCACACGGTGACCCAGAAGCTGGGCGGTCTGGACGTGCTGGTGGTGAACGCGGGCGGGCCTCCGGCGGGGGGCTTCGAGGCCATCACCGGGGAGCAATGGCAGACGGGCTTCCAGAGCCTGTGGTTGTCCACGGTGGATGCGATTCAAGCGGCGCTGCCGGGCATGAAGGCGCAGGGCTGGGGCCGCATCGTGCTGGTGACGTCCACGGCGGCGCGCGAGGCGATGAGCAACCTCACGGTGTCCAACGGCCTGCGTGCGGGCCTGCTGGGGCTGGTGAAGAGCCTGAGCAATGAGGTGGGCCCGTACGGCATCACGGTGAACGCGGCGCTGCCCGGCTACCACGCGACGGACCGGATGAAGGACCTGGGCCTGTCCGACGAGAAGGTGGCGCCGAACATCCCCGCGCGGCGGCTGGGGAGGCCGGAGGAGTTCGCGGCGCTGGTGACGTTCCTGGCGTCGGAGCCGGCCGCGTATGTCAGCGGACAGTCCATCGCCTGTGACGGTGGAGCCCTGCGCGGCTTCTGA
- a CDS encoding FAD-dependent oxidoreductase, whose product MPSNESKLTVVGAGLVGSLLSLYLARRGHTVEVLERRPDMRREALDAGRSINLAISTRGLHALRQVGLEEEALKHAIPMRGRVIHPVQGELAYQPYGKDDSQHINSLSRGWLNRFLMTQAEATGRVRIRFRQRVTHADAAAGTLTVQDEATGETREVRDTVVFGTDGSGSAVRQAMQPRPDFQATQETLGHGYKELTIPPGPGGSFQMEKHALHIWPRGSFMLIALPNEDGSFTCTLFLPWQGPVSFDSLKTPQALEDFFQERFPDAKALIPGLVEEFFARPTGHMVTVKCAPWRVGGRTLLLGDAAHAIVPFFGQGMNCGFEDCAVLDGLLESQADWEETFSAFERRRKTNADAIADMAVENFIEMRDSTGDPRFLLEKGVEKVLLNAFPGEFVSRYPLVSFSRVPYRLAYEVGAIAGGIVSELSRGLTRPEDVDLDAAAKLIRGRLTPFMKEHADGFRPEG is encoded by the coding sequence ATGCCCTCGAATGAGTCGAAGCTGACGGTGGTGGGAGCGGGCCTCGTCGGCTCGCTGCTGTCGCTGTACCTGGCCCGCCGGGGCCACACGGTGGAGGTGCTGGAGCGCCGGCCGGACATGCGCCGCGAAGCGCTGGACGCGGGGCGCTCCATCAACCTGGCCATCTCCACGCGCGGCCTGCACGCGCTGCGGCAGGTGGGGCTGGAGGAGGAGGCGCTGAAGCACGCCATCCCCATGCGGGGCCGGGTCATCCACCCGGTGCAGGGGGAGCTGGCGTACCAGCCCTACGGCAAGGACGACTCGCAGCACATCAACTCGCTGTCGCGCGGCTGGCTCAACCGCTTCCTGATGACACAGGCGGAGGCCACGGGGCGCGTGCGGATCCGCTTCCGCCAGCGCGTCACCCATGCCGACGCCGCGGCGGGGACGCTGACGGTGCAGGACGAGGCCACGGGCGAGACGCGCGAGGTGCGCGACACGGTGGTCTTCGGCACGGACGGCTCCGGTTCTGCGGTGCGCCAGGCGATGCAGCCGCGGCCGGACTTCCAGGCGACGCAGGAGACGCTGGGACACGGCTACAAGGAGCTGACGATTCCGCCGGGACCGGGCGGCAGCTTCCAGATGGAGAAGCACGCGCTGCACATCTGGCCGCGCGGCTCCTTCATGCTCATCGCGCTGCCCAACGAGGACGGCAGCTTCACCTGCACGCTGTTCCTGCCATGGCAGGGGCCGGTGAGCTTCGACTCCCTGAAGACGCCGCAGGCGCTGGAGGACTTCTTCCAGGAGCGCTTCCCGGACGCGAAGGCGCTGATCCCCGGGCTGGTGGAGGAGTTCTTCGCCCGCCCCACCGGGCACATGGTGACGGTGAAGTGCGCGCCGTGGCGCGTGGGAGGACGCACGCTGCTGCTGGGCGACGCGGCGCACGCCATCGTGCCCTTCTTCGGCCAGGGGATGAACTGCGGCTTCGAGGACTGCGCGGTGCTGGACGGGCTCCTGGAGTCACAGGCGGACTGGGAGGAGACGTTCAGCGCGTTCGAGCGGCGGCGCAAGACGAACGCGGACGCCATCGCGGACATGGCGGTGGAGAACTTCATCGAGATGCGCGACAGCACGGGCGACCCGCGCTTCCTCCTGGAGAAGGGCGTGGAGAAGGTGCTGCTCAACGCCTTTCCGGGGGAGTTCGTCAGCCGCTACCCGCTGGTGAGCTTCAGCCGCGTGCCCTACCGGCTGGCATACGAGGTGGGCGCCATCGCGGGCGGCATCGTCTCTGAATTGTCTCGGGGGCTGACGCGCCCCGAGGACGTGGACCTGGACGCGGCGGCGAAGCTCATCCGCGGCCGGCTGACCCCTTTCATGAAGGAGCACGCGGATGGATTTCGGCCTGAAGGGTAG
- the kynU gene encoding kynureninase produces the protein MTAPVYESTDAFAHTLDAQDPLRPFRDEFLLVASPSGAPSVYLAGNSLGLQPRKARKYVQMEMEDWERLGVEGHVHGRHPWLPYHELLTEQVARLVGAQPQEVVVMNTLSVNLHLMMVSFYRPTRERFKILIEGNAFPSDQYAVASQARFHGYNPEEAIVRLMPREGEETLRPGDILEAVERHGKEVALVMLGSVNYLTGQAFDIGAITRVAHAQGCKVGFDLAHGAGNLRFALHDDGPDFAVWCSYKYLNGGPGSLGGVFVHERHAHSPDLPRFEGWWGHNKATRFEMGPTFDPLPGAEGWQLSNPPIFQLAALRASMELFDKATMEAVRAKSEKITGFMEFLLNRLPGGFVTITTPKDPKQRGAQLSLRFKGEPKRLLGRLSQAGVICDFREPDIIRAAPAPLYNTYLDVFRFVRTLEAHALE, from the coding sequence ATGACGGCCCCTGTCTACGAGAGCACCGACGCCTTCGCGCACACCCTGGACGCGCAGGATCCGCTGCGTCCATTCCGCGACGAGTTCCTGCTCGTGGCCAGCCCCTCCGGGGCCCCGTCCGTCTACCTGGCGGGAAACTCGCTGGGGCTCCAGCCGCGCAAGGCGCGCAAGTACGTGCAGATGGAGATGGAGGACTGGGAGCGGCTGGGCGTGGAGGGCCACGTGCACGGCCGTCACCCCTGGCTGCCGTACCACGAGCTGCTCACCGAACAGGTGGCGCGGCTGGTGGGCGCGCAGCCCCAGGAAGTCGTGGTGATGAACACCCTGTCGGTGAACCTGCACCTGATGATGGTGTCGTTCTACCGACCCACGCGCGAGCGCTTCAAGATCCTCATCGAAGGCAACGCCTTCCCGTCGGACCAGTACGCGGTGGCGTCCCAGGCGCGCTTCCACGGGTACAACCCCGAGGAGGCCATCGTCCGGCTGATGCCGCGCGAGGGCGAGGAGACGCTGCGCCCCGGGGACATCCTCGAAGCGGTGGAGCGGCACGGCAAGGAGGTCGCGCTGGTGATGCTGGGCAGCGTGAACTACCTCACCGGGCAGGCGTTCGACATCGGGGCCATCACCCGCGTGGCGCACGCGCAGGGCTGCAAGGTGGGCTTCGACCTGGCGCACGGCGCGGGCAACCTCCGCTTCGCCCTGCACGACGACGGGCCGGACTTCGCGGTGTGGTGTTCGTACAAGTACCTCAACGGCGGGCCGGGGAGCCTGGGCGGCGTGTTCGTGCACGAGCGGCACGCGCACTCGCCGGACCTGCCGCGCTTCGAGGGCTGGTGGGGCCACAACAAGGCCACCCGCTTCGAGATGGGCCCCACCTTCGACCCGCTGCCGGGCGCGGAGGGGTGGCAGCTGTCCAACCCGCCCATCTTCCAGCTGGCGGCGCTGCGCGCGTCGATGGAGCTGTTCGACAAGGCCACGATGGAGGCGGTGCGCGCGAAGAGCGAGAAGATCACCGGCTTCATGGAGTTCCTCCTCAACCGGCTGCCCGGCGGGTTCGTGACCATCACCACCCCGAAGGACCCCAAACAGCGCGGCGCGCAGCTGTCCCTGCGCTTCAAGGGCGAGCCCAAGCGCCTGCTGGGGCGGCTGTCCCAGGCGGGCGTCATCTGCGACTTCCGCGAGCCGGACATCATCCGCGCCGCGCCCGCGCCCCTCTACAACACGTACCTGGACGTCTTCCGCTTCGTGCGGACGCTGGAAGCCCATGCCCTCGAATGA
- a CDS encoding amidohydrolase family protein, which yields MKVDIHTHLLPPQMPRFAERFGYGGFITLDHHAPCRARMLRDDGKFFREIESNCWDPKQRVVECDAHGVQVQVLSTVPVLFSYWAKPEHGLEVARFLNDHLAGAVATAPRRFVGLGTVPLQSTDMAVKELERCVRTLGFAGVQIGSHVNDLNLSDPALFPFFQAASDLGAAVFVHPWDMMGEAKMAKYWLPWLVGMPAEVSLAICSLIFGGVMERLPKLRLAFAHGGGAFPGTIGRIQHGFEVRPDLVAVDNPVAPRDYLGRFWVDSLVHDAEALRAIVKLFGADKVALGSDYPFPLGEDRPGTLIESLTDLETPVRERLLFRNALEWLGRSHEDFAP from the coding sequence GTGAAGGTCGACATCCACACGCACCTCCTGCCCCCGCAGATGCCCCGCTTCGCCGAGCGCTTCGGCTACGGCGGCTTCATCACGTTGGACCACCACGCGCCGTGCCGGGCGCGGATGCTGCGGGACGACGGGAAGTTCTTCCGCGAAATCGAAAGCAACTGCTGGGACCCGAAGCAGCGCGTCGTGGAGTGCGACGCGCACGGCGTCCAGGTGCAGGTGCTGTCCACGGTGCCGGTGCTGTTCAGCTACTGGGCGAAGCCCGAGCACGGCCTGGAGGTGGCGCGCTTCCTCAACGACCACCTGGCCGGCGCGGTGGCGACGGCGCCCAGGCGCTTCGTGGGCCTGGGCACGGTGCCGCTCCAATCCACTGACATGGCGGTCAAGGAATTGGAGCGCTGCGTGCGCACGCTGGGCTTCGCGGGCGTGCAGATTGGCAGCCACGTCAACGACCTGAACCTGAGCGACCCGGCCCTCTTCCCCTTCTTCCAGGCGGCGAGCGACCTGGGCGCCGCCGTCTTCGTGCACCCGTGGGACATGATGGGTGAGGCGAAGATGGCGAAGTACTGGCTGCCGTGGCTGGTGGGCATGCCGGCGGAGGTGTCGCTGGCCATCTGCTCGCTCATCTTCGGCGGGGTGATGGAGCGGCTGCCGAAGCTGCGGCTCGCGTTCGCGCACGGCGGCGGCGCGTTCCCCGGGACGATTGGCCGCATCCAGCACGGCTTCGAGGTGCGCCCGGACCTGGTCGCGGTGGACAACCCCGTGGCGCCGCGCGACTACCTGGGGCGCTTCTGGGTGGACTCGCTGGTGCACGACGCGGAGGCGCTGCGCGCCATCGTGAAGCTGTTTGGCGCGGACAAGGTGGCGCTGGGCAGCGACTATCCCTTCCCGCTGGGCGAGGACCGGCCCGGCACGCTCATTGAATCCCTGACGGACCTGGAGACGCCGGTGCGCGAACGGCTGCTCTTTCGCAACGCCCTGGAGTGGCTGGGGCGCTCGCACGAGGACTTCGCACCATGA
- the nbaC gene encoding 3-hydroxyanthranilate 3,4-dioxygenase — MGRLTPINFKKWIDEHRPLLKPPVGNQQVWADRDFMVTVVGGPNARTDFHVNEGEEFFYQLEGDITLRVIDEGQVQDIPIREGEIFLLPPKVPHSPQRPAGTVGLVLERRRQPQELDSFLWLCPKCGEKLYEESLHVTNLVTQLPPVFEHFYGDPEHCTCKQCGTKVTRGGAPK, encoded by the coding sequence ATGGGACGACTGACCCCCATCAACTTCAAGAAGTGGATCGACGAGCACCGTCCGCTGCTCAAGCCCCCCGTGGGCAACCAGCAGGTGTGGGCGGACCGGGACTTCATGGTCACCGTGGTGGGCGGCCCCAACGCGCGCACGGACTTCCACGTCAACGAGGGCGAGGAGTTCTTCTACCAGCTCGAAGGTGACATCACCCTGCGCGTCATCGACGAGGGGCAGGTGCAGGACATCCCCATCCGCGAGGGGGAGATCTTCTTGTTGCCCCCCAAGGTGCCGCACTCGCCGCAGCGCCCGGCCGGCACGGTGGGGCTGGTGCTGGAGCGCCGCCGCCAGCCGCAGGAGCTGGACTCGTTCCTCTGGCTGTGCCCGAAGTGCGGCGAGAAGCTCTATGAGGAGTCGCTGCACGTCACCAACCTGGTGACGCAGCTGCCCCCGGTGTTCGAGCACTTCTACGGCGACCCGGAGCACTGCACCTGCAAGCAATGCGGCACGAAGGTGACGCGGGGTGGTGCGCCCAAGTGA
- a CDS encoding RidA family protein, with amino-acid sequence MSAGERIDSKKAPEPVGLYPHARRVGNLLFLSGVGPRERGTKAIPGVELDAGGDIVSYDIEAQCHSVFRNVRYILEDAGSSWDRLVDVTVYLTDMKKDFPTYNRLWAEYFKDDPPCRTTLEINRLPTPIAIELKCIATIGDV; translated from the coding sequence GTGAGCGCTGGCGAGCGGATCGATTCGAAGAAGGCCCCGGAGCCCGTGGGGCTCTACCCGCACGCGCGCCGTGTGGGAAACTTGTTGTTCCTCTCCGGCGTGGGCCCGCGCGAGCGTGGCACCAAGGCCATCCCCGGCGTGGAGCTGGATGCGGGAGGCGACATCGTCTCGTACGACATTGAGGCGCAGTGCCATTCGGTGTTCCGCAACGTGCGCTACATCCTGGAGGACGCGGGCTCGTCGTGGGACCGGCTGGTGGACGTGACCGTGTACCTCACGGACATGAAGAAGGACTTCCCCACGTACAACCGGCTGTGGGCGGAGTACTTCAAGGACGACCCGCCGTGCCGTACCACGCTGGAGATCAACCGGCTGCCCACGCCCATCGCCATTGAACTGAAGTGCATCGCCACCATTGGAGACGTGTGA
- a CDS encoding aldehyde dehydrogenase, translating to METVLNYIGGQLVPAAGGQWLDKPEPATGALYARVPDSREEDVRSAVEAAGRAFPAWSALPATERSRMLRRIAGLIHERLDAFARAESIDTGKPLSVARTVDIPRSVLNFEFFADAATQFSSEAHAMDGVALNYTLRSPLGVVGCISPWNLPLYLLTWKIAPALAIGNCVVAKPSEVTPMTAFLLSQVCRDAGLPPGVLNLVHGLGPNVGGPLTRHPDVSAISFTGSTRTGAEIARVAAPAFKKLSLEMGGKNPNVIFADCDFDEALATTLRSSFANQGQICLCGPRIFVQRPLYARFKEALVARTQALKVGDPLVEGTDQGALVSREHFEKVLGYVDLAKQEGGHVLTGGRRAKVPGRCENGWFVEPTLVEGLSSACRTNQEEIFGPVATLMPFDDEEEVLSWANSTRYGLAGSVWTKDLTRAHRFASRLHSGIVWVNTWMLRDLRTPFGGVKDSGVGREGGWDALRFFTEPKNVCIKL from the coding sequence TTGGAAACGGTCCTCAACTACATCGGTGGCCAGCTGGTGCCCGCGGCGGGCGGCCAGTGGCTGGACAAGCCGGAGCCGGCCACGGGCGCGCTGTACGCGCGCGTGCCGGATTCGCGCGAGGAGGACGTGCGCTCCGCGGTGGAGGCGGCCGGCCGGGCGTTTCCCGCGTGGTCCGCGCTGCCGGCGACGGAGCGCTCGCGGATGTTGCGGCGCATCGCGGGCCTCATCCATGAGCGCCTGGACGCGTTCGCCAGGGCGGAGTCCATCGACACGGGCAAGCCGCTGTCGGTGGCGCGCACGGTGGACATCCCCCGCAGCGTGCTCAACTTCGAGTTCTTCGCGGACGCGGCGACGCAGTTCTCCTCCGAAGCGCACGCCATGGACGGCGTGGCGCTCAACTACACGCTGCGCTCGCCGCTGGGCGTGGTGGGCTGCATCTCGCCGTGGAACCTGCCGCTGTACCTGCTGACGTGGAAGATCGCCCCGGCGCTGGCCATCGGGAACTGCGTGGTGGCCAAGCCGTCGGAGGTGACGCCCATGACGGCGTTCCTCCTGTCGCAGGTGTGTCGCGACGCGGGCCTCCCCCCGGGCGTGCTCAACCTGGTGCACGGCCTGGGGCCCAACGTGGGCGGGCCGCTCACGCGCCACCCGGACGTCAGCGCCATCTCCTTCACCGGCAGCACGCGCACCGGCGCGGAGATCGCCCGCGTGGCCGCGCCCGCCTTCAAGAAGCTGTCGCTGGAGATGGGCGGCAAGAACCCCAACGTCATCTTCGCGGACTGCGACTTCGACGAGGCGCTGGCCACCACGCTGCGCTCGTCGTTCGCCAACCAGGGGCAGATCTGCCTGTGCGGCCCGCGCATCTTCGTGCAGCGCCCCCTCTACGCCCGCTTCAAGGAGGCGCTGGTCGCGCGCACCCAGGCCCTCAAGGTGGGCGACCCGCTGGTGGAGGGCACGGACCAGGGCGCGCTGGTGTCGCGCGAGCACTTCGAGAAGGTGCTGGGCTACGTCGACCTCGCGAAGCAGGAGGGCGGCCATGTGCTCACCGGCGGCCGGCGCGCGAAGGTGCCGGGCCGCTGCGAGAACGGCTGGTTCGTGGAGCCCACGCTGGTGGAGGGCCTGTCGTCCGCGTGCCGCACCAACCAGGAGGAGATCTTCGGCCCGGTGGCCACGCTCATGCCCTTCGACGACGAGGAGGAGGTGCTGTCCTGGGCCAACTCCACGCGCTACGGGCTGGCGGGCAGCGTGTGGACGAAGGACCTGACGCGCGCGCACCGGTTCGCCTCGCGGCTGCACAGCGGCATCGTCTGGGTGAACACCTGGATGCTGCGCGATCTGCGCACGCCGTTTGGCGGGGTGAAGGACTCGGGCGTGGGCCGCGAGGGCGGCTGGGACGCGCTGCGCTTCTTCACCGAACCCAAGAACGTCTGCATCAAGCTGTGA